The Punica granatum isolate Tunisia-2019 chromosome 4, ASM765513v2, whole genome shotgun sequence genome has a window encoding:
- the LOC116205518 gene encoding dol-P-Man:Man(7)GlcNAc(2)-PP-Dol alpha-1,6-mannosyltransferase isoform X2 codes for MASKISKSFSLYGYDLLLGSIAAFYVFMAPYTKVEESFNVQAMHDILYHRHHLDKYDHLEFPGVVPRTFIGAFLVSILASPFVFVMGLLQFPKIYSLIAVRLVLGGIILLTLRFFRIQVRNKLGRQVEAFFVILSALQFHLLFYCSRPLPNTLALGLVNIGYGFWMKGKFYLALNSLIFATLVVRCDILLLLAPLGVELLLTKSISLLQALKYCVGAALLCVGLTTLVDTIMWRRFLWPEFEVFWFNSVLNRSSEWGTHPIHWYFTSALPRMLLIAYPLSMLGVLLDRRLLFYVIPVYSFILLYSKLPHKELRFIIGSVPMFNLAAAVTASRIYNNRKKSFWKLLFLAMVGSFLVSLGCTVLTFLASYENYPSGYALKYLHKSGHLAKDTEEQWVHIDTFSAMNGISRFCEDDNLFRCISGTLRKKGFS; via the exons ATGGCgtctaaaatttcaaaaagttTCAGCCTTTACG GTTATGACCTGCTTCTGGGATCGATTGCCGCCTTTTATGTGTTCATGGCACCTTACACTAAGGTCGAGGAGAGCTTCAACGTTCAG GCGATGCATGACATTCTTTACCATCGGCATCACTTAGATAAG TATGATCACCTGGAGTTCCCTGGTGTTGTTCCTCGCACTTTTATTG GTGCTTTCCTGGTGTCAATTTTAGCATCACCGTTTGTATTTGTGATGGGCTTGCTGCAGTTTCCTAAGATTTATAGTCTTATAGCAG TTCGACTGGTGTTAGGTGGGATCATATTATTGACGTTAAGGTTCTTTCGCATCCAG GTTAGAAACAAGTTGGGACGTCAAGTAGAAGCTTTCTTTGTCATATTAAGTGCACTGCAGTTTCACTTGCTTTTCTACTGTAGCCGTCCACTTCCTAATACATTGGCACTTGGTTTAG TGAACATTGGATATGGGTTTTGGATGAAAGGGAAATTTTATCTAGCCTTGAATTCGCTG ATCTTTGCAACACTTGTCGTTAGATGTGATATTCTGCTGCTCCTTGCCCCTCTTGGTGTAGAACTTTTATTG ACGAAATCAATTTCATTACTGCAAGCCCTTAAATACTGCGTTGGAGCAGCTCTTCTGTGTGTAG GTCTTACAACTTTGGTTGACACAATCATGTGGAGGAGATTCTTGTGGCCTGAATTTGAAGTCTTCTGGTTTAACTCTGTTTTGAATAGGAGCTCTGAATGGGGT ACTCACCCTATTCACTGGTATTTTACTTCAGCCCTACCTCGCATGTTGCTCATAGCTTACCCTCTTTCCATG CTTGGTGTGTTGCTTGATAGGAGACTACTGTTTTATGTGATTCCCGTATATTCCTTCATTCTGCTTTACTCTAAACTTCCACACAAG GAGCTGCGTTTCATAATTGGTTCGGTTCCAATGTTCAACTTAGCAGCGGCAGTTACAGCTAGCAGAAT CTATAATAACCGAAAAAAGAGTTTCTGGAAGCTGCTCTTTCTCGCGATGGTAGGATCATTTTTGGTCAG TCTAGGGTGCACAGTGCTCACCTTCTTGGCGTCGTATGAGAATTATCCCAGTGGCTATGCATTGAAATACCTGCACAAGAGTG GCCATCTCGCTAAAGACACAGAAGAGCAATGGGTCCACATTGACACGTTCTCAGCCATGAATGGAATATCTCGTTTCTGCGAAGATGATAATCTTTTCAG ATGTATTTCAGGTACTC
- the LOC116204049 gene encoding nucleoside diphosphate kinase B, with the protein MEQTFIMIKPDGVQRGLVGEIIARFEKKGFTLKGLKLMSVERSFAEKHYADLSAKPFFNGLVEYIISGPVVAMVWEGKNVVVTGRKIIGATNPADSAPGTIRGDFAIDIGRNVIHGSDSVESARKEIALWFPEGVVGWQTSLHPWIYE; encoded by the exons ATGGAGCAGACCTTCATCATGATCAAGCCCGATGGGGTCCAAAGAGGCCTG gTTGGTGAAATCATTGCCAGGTTTGAGAAGAAGGGCTTCACCCTGAAAG GTTTGAAGCTCATGAGCGTGGAGCGGTCCTTTGCTGAGAAGCACTACGCTGATCTTTCTGCAAAGCCCTTCTTCAATGGGCTTGTGGAGTACATTATCTCCGGCCCCGTTGTGGCCATGGTCTGGGAGGGCAAGAATGTTGTGGTGACTGGTCGCAAGATCATCGGGGCCACCAACCCTGCTGATTCCGCTCCCGGCACCATCCGTGGAGACTTTGCCATCGACATTGGCAG GAATGTTATCCACGGAAGTGACTCAGTTGAGAGTGCTAGGAAGGAGATTGCGCTGTGGTTCCCCGAGGGTGTTGTCGGGTGGCAGACCAGCCTCCACCCTTGGATCTACGAATAG